A section of the Sphingomonas ginsenosidivorax genome encodes:
- a CDS encoding XrtA/PEP-CTERM system-associated ATPase — translation MYDEHYGLTGRPFQLTPDPKFWFETATHRKAMAYLGYGLAQGEGFIVITGDIGAGKTTLVGHLMDTIDHKRLNAIRIVSTAIEAEDLLRIVATDLGVDPAGLEKAQLLTAIERGLHAVARTGRRTLLVVDEAQALPVSALEELRMLSNFQAGGQSLLQILLLGQPEFRDRLHGSDRLEQLRQRIIAIHHLDPMEEHEVADYIAHRLAVVGWTGNPDFQEDAFAALYRGSAGVPRRLNLLAGRVMLHAAVENLTLIDQAVVEAVIGDLDADLPTLALSVPDEPEAAPVTPSAPATAAAPAVDAALAARVAELESRVEQQDQALRRVLTLLVDWVESDTTRPDYAPIRGVANWHDAA, via the coding sequence ATGTACGACGAACATTACGGACTGACCGGTCGGCCCTTCCAGCTGACCCCGGACCCGAAATTCTGGTTCGAGACCGCGACGCACCGCAAGGCGATGGCGTATCTCGGCTATGGCCTGGCGCAGGGCGAGGGCTTCATCGTCATCACCGGTGACATCGGGGCGGGCAAGACCACGCTGGTCGGCCATTTGATGGACACGATCGACCACAAGCGGCTGAATGCGATCCGGATCGTGTCCACCGCGATCGAGGCCGAGGACCTGTTGCGGATCGTCGCGACCGATCTGGGCGTCGATCCGGCGGGCCTCGAAAAGGCGCAGCTGCTGACCGCGATCGAACGCGGGCTTCACGCGGTGGCGCGGACCGGGCGGCGGACGCTGCTCGTCGTCGACGAGGCGCAGGCGCTGCCGGTGTCCGCGCTGGAGGAACTGCGGATGCTGTCGAACTTCCAGGCCGGCGGGCAGTCGCTGCTGCAGATCCTGCTGCTCGGCCAGCCCGAGTTCCGCGACCGGCTGCACGGCTCGGACCGGCTCGAACAGCTGCGCCAGCGGATCATTGCGATCCACCATCTCGACCCGATGGAGGAGCATGAGGTCGCGGACTATATCGCGCACCGCCTCGCCGTGGTCGGCTGGACCGGCAACCCTGATTTCCAGGAGGACGCGTTTGCCGCGCTGTACCGCGGATCGGCGGGCGTGCCGCGGCGGCTGAACCTGCTCGCCGGCCGCGTGATGCTGCACGCCGCGGTCGAGAACCTCACGCTGATCGACCAGGCGGTGGTCGAGGCGGTGATCGGCGATCTCGACGCCGACCTGCCGACGCTGGCGCTGAGCGTGCCGGACGAGCCCGAGGCGGCGCCGGTAACCCCGAGCGCACCCGCTACGGCCGCCGCACCGGCGGTCGACGCCGCACTGGCCGCGCGGGTCGCCGAACTCGAATCGCGCGTCGAGCAGCAGGACCAGGCGCTGCGCCGCGTCCTGACCCTGCTCGTCGACTGGGTCGAGAGCGATACGACGAGGCCGGACTATGCGCCGATCCGCGGCGTCGCGAACTGGCACGACGCGGCCTGA
- a CDS encoding AAA family ATPase: MTVTTPKTTREPSLLERAAKVYDFSAHARARDDGPVAPVTPAAPVAPEPATAAPISTDPTFLAIPENLRAAVGEELPDDFYLPVDHGDIAAIDRGMLASSGMIVPGAPVGPLAEEFRLIKRQLLITKGRIAETDSADKARTILVCSARPEDGKTFCAVNLALSLAAERDTEVLLVDADVAKPDVLNQLGLSDGPGLLDALADTQIDVETLVIRTDVPHLSILPAGTKTAMDTELLASARTRNVLARLLAANPRRVIIFDSPPALAASPASVLAMMVGQVMLVVRADRTPEGELRAAVNLLDSCEHIQLVLNAVSFVPGGARFGSYYGQGGSQ, translated from the coding sequence ATGACCGTGACGACACCCAAGACGACGCGCGAACCCTCGCTGCTGGAACGCGCGGCGAAGGTCTATGATTTCTCCGCGCACGCCCGTGCCCGGGACGACGGACCGGTCGCGCCCGTCACCCCGGCCGCGCCGGTCGCGCCGGAGCCGGCCACCGCCGCTCCGATCAGCACCGACCCGACCTTCCTCGCGATCCCGGAGAACCTGCGTGCGGCGGTTGGCGAGGAGCTTCCCGACGATTTCTACCTGCCCGTCGATCATGGCGACATCGCCGCGATCGATCGTGGGATGCTGGCGTCCAGCGGGATGATCGTGCCCGGCGCGCCGGTGGGGCCGCTCGCCGAGGAATTCCGCCTGATCAAGCGGCAGCTGCTGATTACCAAGGGGCGGATCGCCGAGACCGACAGCGCCGACAAGGCGCGCACGATCCTGGTCTGCTCGGCACGCCCCGAGGACGGCAAGACCTTCTGCGCGGTCAATCTCGCGCTGTCGCTCGCCGCGGAACGCGATACCGAAGTGCTGCTGGTCGACGCCGACGTCGCCAAGCCCGACGTCCTCAACCAGCTGGGACTGTCCGACGGGCCGGGCCTGCTCGACGCGCTCGCCGATACGCAGATCGACGTCGAGACTCTCGTGATCCGCACCGATGTGCCGCATCTGTCGATCCTGCCCGCCGGCACCAAGACCGCGATGGACACCGAGCTGCTGGCGAGCGCGCGGACCCGCAACGTGCTCGCCCGCCTGCTCGCGGCGAACCCGCGCCGCGTCATCATCTTCGATTCGCCGCCCGCGCTCGCGGCCTCGCCCGCCTCGGTGCTGGCGATGATGGTGGGGCAGGTGATGCTCGTCGTTCGCGCCGATCGCACCCCCGAAGGGGAACTGCGCGCCGCGGTCAATCTGCTCGACAGTTGCGAGCATATCCAGCTCGTCCTCAACGCCGTGTCGTTCGTGCCGGGGGGCGCGCGGTTCGGCAGTTATTACGGCCAGGGGGGATCTCAATGA
- a CDS encoding XrtA system polysaccharide chain length determinant, whose product MNGIYDEVRIALHAIWHRRWLALAVAWAVCVLGWLVVSQIPSRYESSARVFVQMQNILPSTMDAGAQSTQNDVDTIRQTLVSAVNLEKVVRGTDLANTVSSDRDVADRVAGLAQSIKIVSQQDNLFTITTTSSSPKLARTITQKLIDIFVEQNLAGDRTSTSQSLTFLDSQLEQRQKQLQDAEAKRADFQNRYLGSLPGTGSVSDRIGASRAQMAQVDGDLAAAQSSLAAVQGQMAGTPATVAGAPGAAGSAGPARARLQAIQGQLADARARGYTDNHPDVVALKSQLASATAAARGEPLAGAAGGSGATANPLYVSLQSMLADRQAAVAALRMRKSQLQGDVDLLNSKIAADPEAAAEQGSIDRDYQVLKDQYAQLLTQREQIALRGQAQTQTDRVKFSVIDPPTTPRTPTAPNRMLLLTGVLIAGLGAGVGAAFAMGQLRTTFATGARLERAAGLPVIGSIGEVVTRIQSDQRRRKLKIFLGGTAALGAAYVLLLGVEILQRGMAA is encoded by the coding sequence ATGAACGGGATCTACGACGAAGTCCGCATCGCGCTGCACGCGATCTGGCACCGCCGCTGGCTCGCGCTGGCGGTGGCGTGGGCCGTGTGCGTGCTCGGCTGGCTGGTCGTGTCGCAGATCCCGAGCCGGTACGAATCGAGCGCACGCGTGTTCGTGCAGATGCAGAACATCCTGCCCTCGACGATGGATGCCGGAGCGCAGTCGACGCAGAACGACGTCGACACCATCCGCCAGACCTTGGTGTCGGCGGTGAACCTGGAAAAGGTCGTGCGCGGCACCGACCTCGCCAACACGGTATCGAGCGACCGCGACGTCGCCGACCGCGTCGCAGGGCTGGCGCAGAGCATCAAGATCGTGTCGCAGCAGGACAATCTGTTCACGATCACGACCACCTCGTCGAGCCCCAAGCTGGCGCGGACGATCACGCAGAAGCTGATCGACATCTTCGTCGAACAGAATCTCGCCGGCGACCGCACCAGCACCAGCCAGAGCCTGACCTTCCTCGATTCGCAGCTCGAACAGCGTCAGAAGCAGCTGCAGGACGCCGAGGCCAAGCGCGCCGATTTCCAGAACCGCTACCTCGGCTCGCTGCCCGGCACCGGATCGGTCAGCGACCGCATCGGCGCCTCGCGCGCGCAGATGGCGCAGGTCGACGGAGACCTGGCCGCGGCGCAGTCGAGCCTGGCCGCGGTGCAGGGTCAGATGGCCGGCACGCCCGCGACCGTCGCCGGTGCGCCCGGGGCTGCGGGTTCGGCAGGCCCGGCGCGCGCGCGGCTGCAGGCGATCCAGGGGCAGCTCGCCGATGCGCGCGCGCGCGGCTACACCGACAACCATCCCGACGTCGTGGCGCTGAAGAGCCAGCTGGCGTCGGCCACCGCGGCCGCACGCGGCGAACCGCTGGCGGGCGCCGCCGGTGGATCGGGCGCGACCGCCAACCCGCTCTACGTCTCGCTCCAGTCGATGCTCGCCGACCGGCAGGCCGCGGTCGCCGCACTCAGGATGCGCAAGAGCCAGCTGCAGGGCGACGTCGACCTGCTCAACAGCAAGATCGCCGCCGACCCCGAAGCCGCCGCCGAACAGGGCAGCATCGACCGCGACTATCAGGTGCTGAAAGACCAGTATGCGCAGCTGCTGACGCAACGCGAGCAGATCGCGCTGCGCGGCCAGGCGCAGACCCAGACCGACCGCGTGAAGTTCAGCGTGATCGACCCGCCGACGACGCCGCGCACGCCGACCGCGCCGAATCGCATGCTGCTGCTCACCGGCGTGCTGATCGCCGGGCTGGGTGCGGGCGTCGGAGCCGCCTTCGCGATGGGCCAGCTGCGCACGACGTTCGCGACCGGCGCGCGGCTGGAACGGGCCGCCGGCCTGCCGGTGATCGGTTCGATCGGCGAGGTCGTCACGCGGATCCAGTCCGACCAGCGCCGCCGCAAACTGAAGATCTTCCTGGGCGGCACCGCCGCGCTGGGAGCCGCCTATGTCCTGCTGCTGGGGGTCGAGATCCTCCAGCGTGGCATGGCGGCGTGA
- a CDS encoding XrtA/PEP-CTERM system exopolysaccharide export protein — MRAGPVARSLLITGLAASTLAACTTTGGRPELPPASYVANKEVPGEEYVIGPLDQLNIFVWRNPELSSKVQVRPDGRITTPLINDMPAVGKTPAVLADDMKKALGQYIKDPIVSVIVENFSGTYSQQVRIVGATEKPASIPYRANMTLLDAMIAVGGLSQYAAGNKARLVRYDRATGKQTEFALQIGNLLKKGDSSANVRLEPGDVIIIPESMF, encoded by the coding sequence ATGCGTGCCGGACCCGTTGCCCGTTCCCTGCTGATCACCGGCCTTGCCGCGTCGACGCTCGCCGCCTGCACGACGACCGGCGGACGGCCGGAACTGCCGCCTGCGTCCTATGTCGCGAACAAGGAAGTGCCCGGCGAGGAATATGTCATCGGGCCGCTCGACCAGCTCAACATCTTCGTCTGGCGCAACCCCGAGCTGTCGTCGAAGGTCCAGGTGCGCCCCGACGGGCGGATCACCACGCCGCTGATCAACGACATGCCCGCGGTCGGCAAGACGCCCGCCGTGCTCGCCGACGACATGAAGAAGGCGCTCGGCCAGTATATCAAGGACCCGATCGTCTCGGTGATCGTCGAGAATTTCTCGGGCACCTACAGCCAGCAGGTCCGCATCGTCGGCGCGACCGAGAAGCCCGCCTCGATTCCCTACCGCGCCAACATGACTCTGCTCGACGCGATGATCGCGGTCGGCGGTCTCAGCCAGTACGCCGCGGGCAACAAGGCGCGCCTGGTCCGCTACGACCGCGCGACCGGCAAGCAGACCGAATTCGCGCTGCAGATCGGCAACCTGCTCAAGAAGGGCGATTCCTCGGCGAACGTCCGGCTCGAGCCGGGCGACGTGATCATCATCCCCGAATCGATGTTCTGA
- a CDS encoding pyridoxal-dependent decarboxylase, exosortase A system-associated, with protein MKPMGPLPQEFVDQAGVLTIGGHAADALVASAADTPLFVYDMTAIATRIARFRDAFPSIDLHYAIKANPLPALLAAIAPLVDGLDVASAGELAKALMVKPARAISFAGPGKRDDELTDAIRAGATLNVESEGEAERGFAIGDALGLAPRMAVRVNPDVELRGSGMKMGGRASPFGVDAARAATLVRRIVAAGAHWRGFHIYAGSQALDAQAIVDTQAATLVLAARLSEEAGLAPPLVNLGGGFGVPYFAGDVALDVEQVGAALGDALAARAPVLADTRFAIELGRWLVAEAGVYLTRVVDVKQSQGETFVVVDGGLNHQLAASGNFGTVVRRNYPLAVAARMGEAAAGEVSVVGPLCTPLDRLGDRIALPPVAVGDLIAIFLAGAYGASASPSGFLGHPAASELVVERS; from the coding sequence ATGAAGCCGATGGGGCCTCTGCCGCAGGAGTTTGTCGATCAGGCTGGCGTCCTGACGATCGGCGGTCACGCCGCGGACGCATTGGTCGCGTCAGCGGCCGACACGCCGCTTTTCGTCTATGACATGACCGCAATAGCGACGCGGATCGCGCGGTTCCGCGACGCATTTCCGAGCATTGACCTGCATTACGCGATCAAAGCCAACCCCCTACCTGCGCTGCTCGCCGCAATCGCGCCGCTCGTCGACGGCCTCGACGTCGCATCGGCGGGCGAGCTGGCCAAGGCGCTGATGGTCAAGCCGGCGCGGGCGATCAGCTTCGCGGGACCAGGCAAGCGCGACGACGAGTTGACCGACGCGATCCGCGCGGGTGCGACACTCAACGTCGAATCGGAGGGTGAGGCCGAGCGTGGGTTCGCGATCGGCGACGCACTCGGTCTCGCGCCGCGGATGGCGGTGCGCGTGAACCCGGATGTCGAACTGCGCGGGTCGGGCATGAAGATGGGCGGCCGGGCCTCGCCGTTCGGGGTCGACGCGGCCCGCGCCGCAACGCTGGTCCGGCGGATCGTCGCGGCGGGAGCCCACTGGCGTGGCTTCCATATCTATGCGGGCAGCCAGGCGCTCGACGCGCAGGCGATCGTCGATACGCAGGCGGCGACGCTGGTGCTCGCTGCGCGGCTGTCCGAGGAGGCGGGTCTCGCACCGCCGCTGGTCAATCTCGGCGGCGGGTTCGGCGTGCCCTATTTTGCCGGCGACGTGGCGCTGGACGTCGAACAGGTGGGCGCTGCGCTTGGCGATGCGCTCGCGGCGCGCGCGCCGGTCCTTGCCGACACGCGGTTCGCGATCGAGCTGGGGCGCTGGCTGGTCGCGGAAGCCGGCGTCTATCTCACGCGCGTCGTCGACGTGAAGCAGAGCCAGGGGGAGACCTTCGTCGTCGTCGACGGCGGGCTCAACCACCAGCTCGCGGCCAGCGGCAATTTCGGGACCGTCGTGCGCCGCAACTACCCGCTCGCCGTCGCCGCGCGGATGGGCGAGGCGGCGGCGGGCGAGGTCAGCGTGGTCGGCCCGCTCTGCACCCCGCTCGACCGCCTGGGCGACCGCATCGCGCTGCCGCCGGTCGCGGTCGGAGACCTGATCGCGATCTTCCTCGCCGGGGCCTATGGCGCGTCGGCGAGCCCGTCGGGGTTCCTTGGCCACCCGGCTGCATCCGAACTGGTTGTCGAGCGTTCCTAA
- a CDS encoding acyl-CoA ligase (AMP-forming), exosortase A system-associated gives MIALDPTPHPIDYLTARGAADAVALVDRAGVMTFAELEAAVSAVAGWLTGRGLAPGDRVATWLPKTRLACVMPLAVARAGLVHVPVNPALRRAQVAHILTDSGAVLLVTQGARAGTLEAGDVPAGCVIVDENELPLLPRRRPGPRWQGPGEQGQPPVTSVLPTGPRPSPGKEGGLGPSSADPDSLAAILYTSGSTGRPKGVMLSHANLWLGAISVAHYLGLTPDDRVLGVLPLSFDYGQNQLFSTWAAGASVAPLDYLTARDVVKAVERTGATTLAGVPPLWVQLLEAEWPAETAARLRRLTNSGGALTPRLVRGLRTRFPAADLYAMYGLTEAFRSTYLAPDLIESHPDAMGRAIPFAEVTVRRPDGTEAAADESGELVHAGPLVAQGYWRDPERTAQRFRPEPDGRLAVWSGDTVVLGADGLLRFVGRDDEMIKSAGNRISPLEVEEAVLAGGEAREAVAVGVADERLGQAIVVVLAGDPANEEALRHRVRGVLPSFMQPARYEWRDALPRNANGKLDRSAIASGVRNCSPAKAGVQSGPPPSRGNKEESR, from the coding sequence ATGATCGCCCTCGACCCCACGCCCCATCCGATCGACTATCTGACCGCGCGCGGCGCGGCGGACGCGGTCGCGCTCGTCGATCGCGCGGGGGTGATGACGTTTGCCGAGCTCGAGGCGGCGGTGTCGGCGGTGGCGGGATGGCTGACGGGGCGGGGGCTTGCCCCGGGCGACCGGGTCGCGACGTGGTTGCCGAAGACGCGGCTGGCGTGCGTGATGCCGCTCGCGGTGGCGCGCGCCGGGCTGGTGCATGTGCCGGTCAACCCCGCGCTGCGACGCGCGCAGGTCGCGCATATCCTGACGGATAGCGGGGCGGTGCTGCTGGTGACGCAGGGGGCGCGGGCCGGGACGCTGGAGGCAGGGGATGTGCCGGCCGGTTGTGTCATCGTCGACGAGAATGAACTGCCACTTCTACCCCGGCGGAGGCCGGGGCCCAGATGGCAAGGCCCCGGTGAACAAGGGCAGCCCCCGGTTACGTCCGTTCTCCCAACTGGGCCCCGGCCTTCGCCGGGGAAGGAGGGGGGCTTGGGCCCGTCGTCCGCCGACCCCGATTCGCTCGCCGCGATCCTCTACACCTCCGGCTCCACCGGCCGGCCCAAGGGCGTGATGCTCAGCCATGCGAATCTGTGGCTCGGGGCGATCTCGGTCGCGCATTATCTGGGGCTGACCCCCGACGACCGCGTGCTCGGCGTGCTCCCCTTGAGCTTCGACTATGGCCAGAACCAGCTGTTCTCGACCTGGGCAGCAGGCGCGTCGGTCGCGCCGCTCGATTATCTCACGGCACGCGACGTCGTGAAGGCGGTCGAGCGGACGGGGGCGACGACGCTGGCAGGCGTCCCGCCCTTGTGGGTGCAGTTGCTCGAGGCGGAGTGGCCGGCCGAGACTGCGGCACGGCTGAGGCGGCTGACCAATTCCGGTGGGGCGCTGACCCCGCGGCTGGTCCGCGGCCTGCGCACGCGCTTCCCGGCGGCGGACCTGTACGCGATGTACGGGCTGACCGAGGCGTTCCGCTCGACCTATCTCGCGCCGGACCTGATCGAGTCGCATCCCGACGCGATGGGCCGCGCGATCCCGTTTGCCGAGGTCACGGTGCGACGGCCGGATGGGACCGAAGCGGCAGCGGACGAATCGGGCGAGCTCGTCCATGCCGGGCCGCTGGTCGCGCAGGGCTATTGGCGCGATCCCGAGCGGACCGCGCAGCGCTTCCGTCCCGAACCCGACGGCCGCCTCGCGGTGTGGTCGGGCGACACGGTGGTCCTGGGTGCCGACGGGCTGCTTCGCTTCGTCGGTCGCGACGACGAGATGATCAAGAGCGCGGGCAACCGCATCAGCCCGCTCGAGGTCGAGGAAGCGGTGCTGGCGGGCGGAGAAGCGCGTGAGGCGGTCGCGGTCGGCGTCGCGGACGAGCGGCTGGGCCAGGCGATCGTCGTCGTGCTGGCGGGCGACCCGGCGAACGAAGAGGCGTTGCGACATAGGGTGCGCGGCGTCCTGCCGAGTTTCATGCAGCCGGCGCGCTATGAATGGCGCGACGCATTGCCCCGCAACGCGAACGGCAAGCTCGATCGGTCGGCGATCGCATCAGGCGTCAGAAATTGTTCCCCCGCGAAGGCGGGGGTCCAGTCTGGGCCCCCGCCTTCGCGGGGGAACAAGGAGGAGTCACGATGA
- a CDS encoding acyl carrier protein — translation MIPEGTNQVDLAVRAVLADVLGLSADRVAAFTPDTALFGALPELDSMAVAGVLTELEDRLGIVIEDDEVDGEMLETFGTLVRFAATKALV, via the coding sequence TTGATCCCTGAAGGAACCAACCAGGTCGACCTCGCCGTCCGCGCGGTGCTCGCCGACGTCCTCGGCCTCAGCGCGGATCGCGTCGCCGCCTTCACACCCGACACGGCGTTGTTCGGCGCGCTGCCCGAACTCGATTCGATGGCGGTCGCGGGCGTGCTGACCGAACTCGAGGACCGGCTCGGCATCGTGATCGAGGATGACGAGGTCGATGGCGAGATGCTGGAGACGTTCGGCACGCTCGTCCGGTTCGCTGCGACCAAGGCGCTTGTCTGA
- a CDS encoding hydrolase 1, exosortase A system-associated, giving the protein MRRVIAVPCEGETLAATLDTAPGTTGLLIVSGGNVIRCGAHRGMAMLAQRLAARGVPVLRYDRRGVGDSSGINGGFLSARPDLIAAAAAFRAAMPAVTRLVGFGNCDAASTLALFGRDAGLDAVVLANPWLAKETDDLPPAAAIRARYSQRLRDPREWRRLLGGGVNIRGVFRGLRKIHARPVEAVDSLETRVMDALGGWGQAATVIVATKDATGLAFTAAARHVSLACRTVYIPTASHSFAGAVEAAGLEDAIVTVLHSPSSRT; this is encoded by the coding sequence ATGCGCCGCGTGATCGCCGTCCCTTGCGAAGGGGAGACGCTCGCGGCAACCCTGGACACGGCCCCCGGCACCACCGGCCTGCTGATCGTCTCGGGCGGCAACGTAATCCGCTGCGGCGCGCATCGCGGGATGGCGATGCTGGCGCAGCGGCTGGCGGCGCGCGGCGTGCCCGTGCTGCGCTACGACCGTCGCGGGGTCGGCGATTCGAGCGGCATCAATGGCGGGTTCCTGTCCGCGCGGCCCGACCTGATCGCCGCGGCCGCCGCCTTCCGTGCCGCCATGCCCGCCGTCACCCGCCTCGTCGGGTTCGGCAATTGCGATGCGGCGAGCACGCTCGCGCTGTTCGGCCGCGACGCCGGGCTGGATGCCGTCGTGCTCGCCAATCCCTGGCTGGCCAAGGAGACCGACGATCTCCCGCCCGCGGCGGCGATCCGTGCACGCTATTCCCAGCGGCTGCGCGATCCGCGTGAATGGCGACGCCTGCTTGGCGGTGGCGTCAACATCCGCGGCGTTTTCCGTGGTTTACGCAAGATTCATGCGAGACCGGTTGAAGCGGTGGATAGCCTTGAAACTCGCGTTATGGATGCGCTTGGCGGTTGGGGACAGGCTGCGACCGTCATCGTGGCTACGAAGGACGCGACTGGCTTGGCGTTCACCGCGGCCGCGCGGCACGTCAGCCTGGCCTGCCGGACCGTCTACATCCCGACCGCGTCGCACAGCTTCGCCGGCGCCGTCGAAGCAGCCGGCCTGGAGGACGCGATCGTCACCGTCCTCCATTCCCCGTCATCCCGGACCTGA
- the trxB gene encoding thioredoxin-disulfide reductase: MTTHTTRMLILGSGPAGLSAAIYGARAGMAPIVVQGIQPGGQLTTTTDVENYPGFKDVIQGPWLMEQMQAQAEHVGTRMMWDTIVEVDLTRRPFRLIGDGGDVYEGDTLVIATGAQAKWLGIDSEEPMKGKGVSACATCDGFFYRGKKVAVIGGGNTAVEEALYLTNHSPDVTLIHRRDSLRAEKILQERLFAHKGVSVLWNKEVRGFVDGGGNAGLVALDLEDTVTGEHSRLDVDGGFVAIGHHPATELFRGHIDLDSDGYIAVETGSTRTSVEGVFACGDVADKVYRQAVTAAGTGCMAALDAERFLAAAEFAELAEAAE, from the coding sequence ATGACGACGCACACGACCCGCATGCTCATTCTCGGTTCCGGCCCAGCCGGGCTGTCCGCCGCGATATATGGTGCGCGCGCGGGCATGGCGCCGATCGTCGTGCAGGGCATCCAGCCTGGCGGCCAGCTGACCACGACGACCGACGTCGAGAACTATCCCGGGTTCAAGGACGTGATCCAGGGCCCGTGGCTGATGGAGCAGATGCAGGCGCAGGCCGAACATGTCGGCACGCGGATGATGTGGGACACGATCGTCGAGGTCGACCTGACGCGGCGCCCGTTCCGCCTGATCGGCGACGGCGGCGACGTGTACGAGGGCGACACGCTGGTGATCGCGACCGGCGCGCAGGCCAAGTGGCTAGGGATCGACAGCGAAGAGCCGATGAAGGGCAAGGGCGTCAGCGCCTGCGCGACATGCGACGGGTTCTTCTATCGCGGCAAGAAGGTCGCGGTGATCGGCGGCGGCAACACTGCGGTCGAGGAAGCGCTGTACCTGACCAACCACTCGCCCGACGTGACTCTGATCCATCGCCGCGATTCGCTGCGCGCGGAGAAGATCCTCCAGGAGCGGCTGTTCGCGCACAAGGGCGTGTCGGTGCTGTGGAACAAGGAAGTGCGCGGGTTCGTCGACGGGGGCGGCAATGCGGGGCTGGTCGCGCTCGACCTCGAGGACACGGTGACCGGGGAGCATAGCCGACTCGACGTTGATGGCGGCTTCGTCGCGATCGGCCATCATCCGGCGACCGAGCTGTTCCGCGGGCATATCGATCTGGATTCGGACGGGTACATCGCGGTCGAGACGGGCAGCACGCGGACCAGCGTCGAGGGCGTGTTCGCGTGCGGCGACGTCGCGGACAAGGTCTATCGCCAGGCCGTGACCGCTGCAGGGACGGGCTGCATGGCGGCACTGGACGCCGAGCGCTTCCTCGCGGCGGCAGAGTTCGCGGAGCTGGCCGAGGCAGCGGAGTAA